One genomic region from Rosa rugosa chromosome 1, drRosRugo1.1, whole genome shotgun sequence encodes:
- the LOC133724435 gene encoding putative disease resistance protein RGA3, which translates to MEFASSIAENVLDRLASHASQEISLAWSAQLELTKLDNTLSTIKLVLEDAEKKQVRTSLITRWLGKLKDVCHDVDDVLDELDFQKLRLKVEVGNCGKIKGKVRQFFSRWNPVVFNFRMGHKVKEIRERLVEIDNEKRQFGLLKFAKIVEGPCVLQGMHDDKRETDSFVEASDVIGRDDDKKQIISHLLNNTDISSGENVSVISILGLGGLGKTTLAKLVYNDSMLEEKFEMKMWICVSDNFDIQTLIRGIINAAIKQKCEDESLDLMKRRLQDTLRGRKFLLVLDDVWDRELIGVTIEKWNDLKGLLNVGANGSKIIITTRNRSVASLVNPLYMHSLEGLPHQDCMSLFIKRAFKKGEEQHYQHLLKIGEDIVKKCGGVPLAVATVGSMLYLNTDERQWSGVRDDDMWSIGNDNILPALRLSYDALQQHLKPCFAFCSLFPKDYEFNSGVLVPLWMAQGYLKTSKKNEDFEQMVVDYIREFCSRSLFQVEKDVKTVISFKIHDLVHDLAISVAQVEYSTVNCRPSSALEMVRHVSISKKDLLGEEAQVPDFMLKSKKLRTILIPEDGQMSQCFVKTCILRFKYMRVLDLSGSPLEELPSSIGSLFHLRFLDLSSNGKIKRLPNSISKLLNLESLYLGNCDALEEIPKDIGNLINLRSLTITTQQTYLPKGIRHLTLLQYLYFEGCVNLKSLGEEIQFLNNLRKLVISSCNNLECLPPNMKHMTALDTLVIDGCEKLQVTMRSGEGPQRLRSLGIGNSSLEALPPWLIEHSVDTLQSIYLSECHNLTALPELINFRFLEQLHIEKCSKLSALLPQGLHCLTELRELNIEECPELSKSCKRQLKGEEWSKMARQRDLKITLDADDEDLCAD; encoded by the coding sequence atGGAGTTTGCCAGCAGCATTGCAGAGAACGTCTTGGATAGACTAGCTTCACATGCTTCCCAAGAGATCTCCTTGGCATGGAGTGCCCAACTTGAGCTCACCAAGCTCGACAACACCTTATCTACCATCAAATTAGTGCTCGAGGATGCAGAGAAGAAGCAAGTGAGGACTTCCCTAATCACTCGTTGGTTGGGAAAGCTCAAAGATGTTTGTCATGACGTTGATGATGTCTTGGACGAACTGGACTTCCAAAAGTTGCGGCTAAAAGTGGAGGTTGGCAACTGTGGGAAGATCAAAGGAAAGGTACGCCAATTTTTTTCCCGTTGGAATCCAGTAGTGTTTAACTTCAGAATGGGACATAAAGTGAAAGAGATCAGAGAAAGACTGGTTGAAATTGATAATGAAAAGAGACAATTTGGTCTCCTTAAGTTTGCTAAGATAGTTGAGGGTCCTTGTGTGCTCCAAGGGATGCACGATGATAAAAGAGAGACTGACTCTTTCGTGGAGGCTTCAGATGTTATTGGAAGAGATGATGATAAAAAACAGATTATTAGTCATCTCTTAAATAACACTGATATCTCTAGTGGGGAGAATGTTTCTGTTATTTCCATCCTTGGGTTAGGAGGGTTGGGAAAGACAACTCTCGCTAAATTGGTGTATAATGATAGCATGTTGGAGGAGAAATTTGAGATGAAAATGTGGATATGCGTCTCAGACAACTTTGATATCCAAACATTAATTCGTGGCATTATCAATGCTGCAATTAAACAAAAATGTGAGGATGAAAGTTTGGACCTTATGAAAAGAAGATTGCAAGATACTTTGCGAGGTAGAAAGTTTTTGTTAGTGTTGGATGATGTCTGGGATAGGGAGCTGATTGGAGTAACGATTGAAAAATGGAATGATCTAAAAGGCTTGTTAAATGTGGGAGCTAATGGAAGTAAAATCATCATAACAACACGAAATAGATCAGTTGCTTCACTAGTGAATCCCTTGTACATGCATTCTTTAGAAGGTCTTCCTCACCAAGACTGCATGTCCTTGTTTATCAAAAGGGCATTTAAGAAAGGAGAGGAGCAGCACTATCAACATTTGCTAAAAATTGGAGAAGATATTGTGAAGAAGTGTGGAGGAGTTCCTTTAGCAGTTGCTACTGTTGGGAGCATGCTTTATTTGAATACAGATGAACGCCAATGGTCTGGTGTCAGAGATGATGACATGTGGAGTATAGGGAATGACAATATTCTACCTGCACTAAGATTGAGCTATGATGCATTGCAACAACACTTGAAACCATGTTTTGCCTTTTGTTCACTTTTCCCAAAGGATTATGAATTCAATAGTGGAGTGTTGGTTCCATTGTGGATGGCACAAGGCTACCTCAAGACATCtaagaaaaatgaagattttGAACAGATGGTTGTAGACTATATAAGGGAGTTTTGCTCTAGATCTTTGTTTCAAGTCGAGAAAGATGTCAAAACAGTCATAAGTTTTAAAATACATGATTTAGTTCATGATTTAGCAATTTCAGTGGCACAAGTAGAGTACTCCACAGTCAATTGTCGTCCCTCTAGTGCTTTGGAAATGGTTCGACATGTGTCAATATCCAAAAAAGACTTGCTTGGAGAAGAGGCACAAGTTCCTGATTTCATGCTCAAATCAAAGAAATTGCGAACAATTCTAATTCCTGAAGATGGCCAGATGAGTCAATGTTTTGTAAAGACATGCATCTTGAGATTCAAATATATGCGGGTGCTAGATCTCAGTGGGTCGCCTCTTGAGGAGCTACCAAGTTCCATTGGTAGTTTGTTTCATTTGAGATTCCTCGACTTGTCTTCTAATGGGAAGATAAAAAGGCTTCCTAATTCCATCAGTAAGCTGCTGAATTTGGAGAGCTTGTACCTTGGGAATTGCGACGCACTTGAGGAGATACCCAAAGACATAGGGAACTTGATCAACCTACGAAGCTTGACGATAACAACACAGCAGACGTATTTGCCAAAAGGAATTAGGCACCTCACCTTACTTCAATATTTATATTTTGAGGGATGTGTCAATCTTAAATCTTTGGGCGAAGAGATCCAATTCCTCAACAACCTTCGTAAACTGGTGATTAGCAGTTGTAATAATTTGGAATGCTTGCCACCAAATATGAAACACATGACCGCTTTGGATACTTTGGTTATCGATGGTTGCGAGAAGCTTCAGGTGACGATGAGATCAGGGGAAGGTCCTCAACGTCTTCGATCATTGGGTATCGGGAATTCAAGTTTGGAGGCTTTGCCCCCTTGGCTCATTGAACATTCTGTAGACACTCTACAGAGCATATATCTTTCTGAATGTCATAATCTCACGGCACTTCCGGAGTTGATAAACTTCAGATTCCTCGAGCAACTACACATTGAAAAATGCTCCAAATTGTCGGCTTTGCTGCCGCAAGGGTTGCATTGCCTTACTGAGTTGAGAGAACTGAACATTGAAGAGTGTCCTGAATTGAGCAAAAGCTGCAAAAGGCAATTAAAAGGTGAGGAGTGGTCAAAGATGGCACGTCAAAGAGATTTGAAGATTACACTCGACGCTGATGATGAAGATTTGTGTGCTGATTGA
- the LOC133725237 gene encoding putative disease resistance protein RGA3 — protein sequence MEFVYSIAETVLGRLASHASQEVSLAWGAQLELTKLNKTLSVIKLVLEDAEKKQVRDPLITCWLRNLKDVCHDVDDVLDELDFQKLQLKVEIDNCGKIKGKVRQFFSRWNAVVFNLKIGHKVKEIREKLVEIDNEKRHFALIEVAKIVEDPRAPQGMHDNKRETDSLVEASDIIGRDDDKKQIISHLLNNTDISSEENISVISILGLGGLGKTTLAKLVYNDRMVEENFQMKMWVCVSENFDIRTLIHSIINAAIEQKCEDESLNLMKKRLQHNLRDRKFLLVLDDVWDTELIGITIEKWNDLKGLLNVGANGSKIIITTRNRSVALLVSPVQMHSLEGLPHKDCMSLFIKRAFKKGEEQRYQHLIEIGEDIVKKCGGVPLAVATVGSMLSLNTERHHWLCVRDDDMWSIGNDNILPALKLSYDALPRHLKPCFAFCSLFPKDYEFNSAMLVPLWMAQGYLKTSKKNEDFEQMGLDYIREFYSRSLFQVEWDIKTVISFKIHDLVHDLAISVAQVEYSTVNFRPSSALEIVRHVSISKKDLLGEEAQVPDFMLKSKKLRTILIPEEGQMSQRFVKTCILRFKYMRVLDLIGSPLEELPSSIGSLFHLRFLNLSSNGKIKRLPNSISKLLNLETLDLWGCDALEEIPKDIGNLINLRRLVITTQQTYLPKGIRRLTLLQVLGFDGCVNLKSLGEEIQFLNNLRKLMISRCNNLESLPPNMKHMTALDTLCVNDCEKLQVMMRSREGPQRLRSLVIGNSSLEALPPWLIEDSAHTLQSIYLVDVIISRHFRS from the coding sequence ATGGAGTTCGTCTACAGCATAGCTGAGACAGTCTTGGGTAGGCTAGCTTCACATGCTTCCCAAGAAGTTTCCTTGGCATGGGGTGCCCAACTTGAGCTCACCAAGCTCAACAAGACCTTATCTGTCATCAAACTAGTGCTCGAGGATGCAGAGAAGAAGCAAGTGAGAGATCCCCTAATCACTTGTTGGTTGAGAAATCTCAAAGATGTTTGTCATGACGTTGATGATGTCTTGGACGAACTGGACTTCCAAAAGTTGCAGTTGAAAGTGGAGATTGACAACTGTGGGAAGATCAAAGGAAAGGTACGCCAATTTTTTTCCCGTTGGAATGCAGTAGTGTTTAACCTCAAAATAGGACACAAAGTGAAAGAGATTAGAGAAAAACTGGTTGAAATTGATAATGAAAAGAGACATTTTGCTCTAATTGAGGTTGCTAAGATAGTTGAAGATCCTCGTGCGCCCCAAGGGATGCACGATAATAAAAGAGAGACTGACTCTTTAGTGGAGGCTTCAGATATTATTGGGAGAGATGATGATAAAAAACAGATTATCAGCCATCTCTTAAATAACACTGATATATCTAGTGAGGAGAATATTTCTGTTATTTCCATCCTTGGGTTAGGAGGGTTGGGAAAGACAACTCTTGCTAAATTAGTGTATAATGATAGGATGGTAGAGGAGAATTTTCAGATGAAAATGTGGGTATGCGTCTCAGAAAACTTTGATATCCGAACATTAATTCATAGCATTATCAATGCTGCAATTGAACAGAAATGTGAGGATGAAAGTTTGAACCTTATGAAAAAAAGGTTGCAACATAACTTGAGAGATAGAAAATTTTTGTTAGTGTTGGATGATGTCTGGGATACGGAGTTGATTGGAATAACGATTGAAAAATGGAATGATCTAAAAGGCTTGTTAAATGTGGGAGCTAATGGAAGTAAAATCATCATAACAACACGAAATAGATCAGTTGCTTTACTTGTGAGTCCCGTACAAATGCATTCTTTAGAAGGTCTTCCCCACAAAGATTGCATGTCATTGTTTATCAAAAGGGCATTTAAGAAAGGAGAGGAGCAACGCTATCAACATTTGATAGAAATTGGAGAGGATATTGTGAAGAAGTGTGGAGGAGTTCCTTTAGCGGTAGCTACTGTAGGGAGCATGCTCTCTTTGAATACAGAGCGACACCATTGGTTGTGTGTCAGAGATGATGACATGTGGAGTATAGGAAATGACAATATTTTACCTGCACTCAAATTGAGCTATGATGCATTGCCACGACACTTGAAACCATGTTTTGCATTTTGTTCACTTTTCCCAAAGGATTATGAATTCAATAGTGCAATGTTGGTTCCATTGTGGATGGCACAAGGCTACCTCAAGACATCtaagaaaaatgaagattttGAACAGATGGGTTTAGACTATATAAGGGAGTTTTACTCTAGATCCTTGTTTCAAGTTGAGTGGGATATCAAAACAGTCATAAGTTTTAAAATACATGATCTAGTTCATGATTTAGCAATTTCAGTGGCACAAGTAGAGTATTCCACAGTCAATTTCCGTCCTTCTAGTGCTTTGGAAATAGTTCGACATGTGTCAATATCCAAAAAAGACTTGCTTGGAGAAGAGGCACAAGTTCCTGATTTCATGCTCAAATCAAAGAAATTGCGAACCATTCTAATTCCTGAAGAAGGTCAGATGAGTCAACGTTTTGTAAAGACATGCATCTTGAGATTCAAATATATGCGGGTGCTAGATCTCATTGGGTCGCCTCTTGAGGAGCTACCAAGTTCCATTGGTAGTTTGTTTCATTTGAGATTCCTCAACTTGTCTTCTAATGGGAAGATAAAAAGGCTTCCTAATTCCATCAGTAAGCTGCTGAATTTGGAGACCTTGGACCTTTGGGGTTGCGACGCACTCGAGGAGATACCCAAAGACATAGGGAACCTGATCAACCTCCGAAGATTGGTGATAACTACACAACAGACGTATTTGCCAAAAGGAATTAGACGCCTCACCTTACTTCAAGTTTTAGGTTTTGATGGATGTGTCAATCTTAAATCTTTGGGCGAAGAGATCCAATTCCTCAACAACCTTCGTAAACTGATGATTAGCAGGTGTAATAATTTGGAATCGCTGCCACCAAATATGAAACACATGACCGCTTTAGATACTTTGTGTGTCAATGATTGCGAGAAGCTTCAGGTGATGATGAGATCAAGGGAAGGTCCTCAACGTCTTCGATCATTGGTTATCGGGAATTCAAGTTTGGAGGCTTTGCCCCCTTGGCTCATTGAAGATTCTGCACACACTCTACAGAGCATATATCTTGTGGATGTCATAATCTCACGGCACTTCCGGAGTTGA